A genomic stretch from Desulfocurvibacter africanus subsp. africanus DSM 2603 includes:
- a CDS encoding HPr family phosphocarrier protein, producing MDTQTNVSETQRQYLTRRVCVVNELGLHARPAARLAQEAQKFSSRILLKVGAQEVDAKSILDILTLAARNGCGLEIMASGEDAAQAVEHLARLFRTKFQEG from the coding sequence ATGGATACGCAAACCAACGTGTCGGAGACACAGCGGCAATATCTCACAAGGCGGGTCTGCGTGGTCAACGAGCTGGGTCTGCATGCCAGACCGGCGGCCAGGTTGGCTCAAGAGGCCCAAAAGTTCTCCAGCCGGATACTGCTCAAGGTCGGCGCTCAGGAAGTGGATGCCAAGAGCATCCTGGACATTCTGACTCTGGCTGCTCGCAACGGCTGTGGTCTGGAGATCATGGCCAGCGGCGAGGATGCGGCTCAGGCTGTCGAGCATTTGGCCCGCCTGTTCCGCACCAAGTTCCAGGAAGGCTGA
- the ptsP gene encoding phosphoenolpyruvate--protein phosphotransferase, with translation MAHKTITGIPVSAGVSIGKAFFLNRSRFRHLPRQTILDTAISGEVARLHLSFSEAEIELEAIRRKVPKELRENALIIDSHVMILKDPKLRALAEKNIRELCINAEWALEKAVSELREAFSALQDPYIRERMEDVRLVAERVQARLVGAVSDISSLQSRVVLMAHDLSPADTVDLELDKIMSFATATGAKTSHTGILARSLQIPAIVGVSDLEESVTDGDLVILDGFSGKILVDPDDEELEYYTDLKLQFEQYQKTTIRFCHLPGETRDGFQIKVLANIELFEEVAQVIDNGGEGVGLYRTEYSYMNRTELPTEEELYEEYRDLASILAPSRLTLRTLDLGADKLISHYGALDESNPALGLRAIRFCMRHPQMFKTQMRAILRAAVQGNVSLMFPMISGTQELRYAKDLLQVCKQELAIEGKEFNPDLPVGIMMEVPSAVMIAEFLAKEVDFFSIGTNDLIQYSLGIDRTNRHVSHLYQPLHPAIVRMIKYVVDAGHQAGIEVSVCGEMAADPFCVPILMGMQVDCISLGPQAIPGIKRIIRRANLQDCKQLLKDVLQSSTVTLTNRLVRETIFKSFPEELTFYTSLLDND, from the coding sequence TTGGCGCACAAGACCATCACCGGCATCCCGGTCTCGGCGGGCGTCTCAATCGGCAAGGCATTTTTCCTGAACCGCAGCCGTTTTCGCCACCTTCCGCGACAGACCATTCTCGACACCGCGATCTCCGGCGAGGTCGCCAGACTCCATCTCTCCTTTTCCGAAGCGGAGATCGAGCTGGAGGCCATCCGTCGCAAAGTGCCCAAGGAGCTGCGCGAGAACGCGTTGATCATCGACTCCCACGTCATGATCCTCAAGGACCCAAAGTTGCGGGCCCTGGCCGAGAAAAACATCCGCGAACTGTGCATCAACGCCGAATGGGCCTTGGAGAAGGCCGTCTCCGAACTGCGTGAGGCTTTCAGCGCCCTGCAGGACCCCTACATCCGCGAACGCATGGAAGACGTGCGCCTGGTGGCTGAACGCGTGCAGGCCCGCCTCGTGGGCGCTGTAAGCGACATCAGCTCCCTTCAGAGCCGCGTGGTGCTCATGGCCCACGACCTGTCCCCGGCCGACACCGTGGATCTGGAGCTGGACAAGATCATGAGCTTCGCCACGGCCACGGGCGCCAAGACCTCGCACACCGGCATCCTGGCCCGCTCGCTGCAGATTCCGGCCATCGTGGGCGTAAGCGACCTGGAAGAGAGCGTCACCGACGGCGATCTGGTCATTCTCGACGGTTTCTCGGGCAAGATACTGGTGGACCCCGACGACGAGGAGCTGGAATACTACACGGACCTCAAGCTCCAGTTCGAGCAGTACCAGAAGACCACCATCCGGTTCTGCCACCTGCCGGGCGAGACGCGCGACGGCTTCCAGATCAAGGTCCTGGCCAACATCGAACTCTTCGAGGAGGTCGCCCAGGTCATCGACAACGGCGGCGAGGGCGTGGGCCTTTACCGCACCGAGTACTCCTACATGAACCGCACCGAGCTGCCCACCGAGGAGGAGCTCTACGAGGAGTACCGCGACCTGGCCTCCATCCTGGCGCCCAGCCGGCTGACTTTGCGCACCCTGGATCTTGGCGCGGACAAGCTGATCAGCCATTACGGCGCGCTGGACGAGAGCAACCCGGCCCTGGGCCTGCGGGCCATCCGCTTCTGCATGCGCCATCCGCAGATGTTCAAGACCCAGATGCGCGCCATACTGCGCGCCGCGGTGCAGGGCAATGTCTCGCTCATGTTCCCCATGATTTCCGGCACCCAGGAACTGCGCTACGCCAAGGATCTGCTCCAGGTGTGCAAGCAGGAACTCGCCATCGAAGGCAAGGAGTTCAATCCCGACCTGCCCGTGGGCATCATGATGGAGGTGCCCAGCGCGGTCATGATTGCCGAGTTCCTGGCCAAGGAAGTCGACTTCTTTTCCATCGGCACCAACGATCTCATCCAGTACTCCCTGGGCATCGACCGCACCAACCGCCACGTTTCGCACCTGTATCAGCCGCTGCATCCGGCCATCGTGCGCATGATCAAATACGTGGTGGACGCGGGGCATCAGGCGGGCATCGAGGTCAGCGTGTGCGGCGAAATGGCCGCGGACCCTTTTTGCGTGCCCATCCTCATGGGCATGCAGGTCGACTGCATCAGCCTCGGACCGCAGGCCATCCCCGGCATCAAGCGCATCATTCGCCGCGCGAACCTGCAGGACTGCAAGCAGCTGCTCAAGGACGTGCTGCAGTCCTCCACCGTAACCCTCACCAACCGTCTCGTGCGCGAGACCATCTTCAAATCCTTCCCGGAAGAACTGACCTTCTACACCTCGCTCCTCGACAACGACTAG
- a CDS encoding class I SAM-dependent RNA methyltransferase, with protein sequence MTQELRSGDVLELDIEKLTCGGRGLARLQGRAVFVERGLPGQLVRARLSKLAKRHAEAATVEVLRSSPEQIEPFCPHYADCGGCDWQDLDYAAQLRWKRQIVAESLRHIGRQSGESGQSGQDVQDLVNETTPSPLLRGFRNKMEFAFAGRELQVGLRSWRDPRMVLDVTACGLMADPAMAVLAAVREMARAGSAAVFDPATGRGVWRFLVLRDSRPAEANALRTGEGVALPRPLPPGADAPLDPRSSVLGCRGEAELTCAAGLQAILITGPGNEAAKQAAIMAQGLLERFPGLSVAHGVRRDKAAVAYAEEIVRAWGDPVLEMSLGGLRYRLSPQAFFQTNTAGAERLFGLVEEMAGLSDWPIDAEVFDCYCGVGAMALRLARAAGHVTGFELVEGAVRDATDNARLNNLTNCSFVAGDLRRTLADRKLPKPDVLVIDPPRAGMHPDVAARILDLAPERIVSVSCDPATFARDAALLLPGYSLARVVPVDLFPHNHHVETVALLVRRT encoded by the coding sequence ATGACGCAAGAGCTTCGCTCCGGCGACGTGCTGGAGCTTGATATCGAGAAATTGACTTGCGGCGGTCGGGGGCTCGCCCGGCTCCAAGGCCGGGCCGTGTTCGTCGAGCGCGGGCTGCCCGGCCAGCTCGTACGCGCGCGACTGTCCAAGCTCGCCAAACGCCACGCCGAAGCCGCGACCGTCGAGGTGCTGCGCTCCTCGCCCGAGCAAATCGAGCCCTTCTGCCCTCACTACGCCGACTGCGGCGGCTGCGACTGGCAAGACCTGGATTACGCCGCGCAGCTGCGCTGGAAGCGTCAGATCGTGGCCGAGTCCCTGCGCCATATCGGCCGCCAATCCGGCGAATCCGGCCAATCAGGGCAGGACGTGCAGGACTTGGTAAATGAAACCACGCCCTCGCCCCTGCTGCGCGGCTTCCGCAACAAGATGGAGTTCGCCTTCGCCGGTCGTGAACTGCAAGTAGGGCTGCGCTCCTGGCGCGACCCGCGCATGGTGCTCGACGTGACCGCCTGCGGCCTCATGGCCGATCCGGCCATGGCCGTGCTGGCCGCCGTGCGCGAGATGGCCCGCGCGGGCAGCGCGGCAGTATTCGACCCTGCGACCGGCCGAGGCGTATGGCGCTTTCTCGTGCTGCGCGATTCGCGGCCTGCCGAGGCTAATGCCTTAAGAACTGGGGAGGGCGTTGCCCTCCCCAGACCCCTCCCACCAGGGGCGGACGCGCCCCTGGACCCGCGTAGTTCGGTGTTGGGATGCCGAGGTGAGGCTGAATTGACCTGCGCGGCCGGGTTGCAGGCCATCCTGATCACGGGGCCAGGCAACGAGGCCGCGAAACAGGCCGCTATCATGGCTCAAGGGCTATTGGAACGCTTCCCCGGCTTGAGCGTAGCGCACGGCGTGCGGCGCGACAAGGCGGCCGTGGCCTATGCCGAGGAGATCGTGCGCGCCTGGGGCGACCCGGTGCTGGAGATGTCGCTGGGGGGGCTGCGATATCGGCTCTCGCCGCAGGCTTTCTTTCAGACCAACACAGCCGGGGCCGAAAGGCTTTTCGGGCTGGTGGAAGAGATGGCCGGCCTGTCCGACTGGCCGATCGACGCGGAAGTCTTCGACTGTTACTGCGGCGTGGGGGCCATGGCCCTGCGCCTGGCGCGCGCGGCCGGACACGTTACGGGCTTCGAGCTGGTGGAGGGCGCGGTGCGCGACGCGACCGACAACGCGCGCCTGAACAACCTTACCAACTGCTCCTTCGTGGCCGGCGACCTGCGCCGCACCCTGGCCGACCGCAAGCTTCCCAAGCCGGACGTGCTGGTCATCGATCCGCCGCGCGCGGGCATGCATCCGGACGTGGCCGCGCGTATTTTGGACCTCGCGCCAGAGCGCATCGTGTCCGTGTCCTGCGACCCGGCCACCTTCGCCCGCGACGCGGCCCTGCTCCTGCCCGGCTACTCGCTGGCCCGCGTCGTGCCCGTGGATCTCTTTCCGCACAACCACCACGTGGAAACCGTGGCCCTGCTCGTCAGACGGACATAA
- a CDS encoding TIGR00282 family metallophosphoesterase, producing MRVLFLGDIVGRPGREAVAGEMRRLREELALDVALANAENASGGLGLKPDEARRLLDSGLDVLTSGNHIWKYREIQDYMPRTTRLLRPANYPQGAPGSGLGVYSAGGGVSYAVLNLQGRTYMEALECPFRTADALLSQVPEDVRVILVDFHAEATSEKIAMAYHLAGRVSAVLGTHTHVQTSDARILRDAHGQGHTAALTDLGMCGPEESILGMEAAPILSRFLTGMPTRFRVAGGAVLLEGALLRIDEGTGRAQSIEIFRRRLI from the coding sequence ATGCGTGTTCTTTTTCTAGGTGATATTGTTGGCCGTCCGGGCCGTGAGGCTGTTGCCGGCGAGATGCGCCGGCTCCGCGAGGAACTGGCCCTGGACGTTGCGTTGGCAAATGCCGAGAACGCCTCGGGCGGGCTGGGCCTCAAGCCTGACGAAGCCAGAAGGCTTCTGGATTCGGGCCTGGATGTGCTGACCTCGGGCAACCACATTTGGAAGTACCGCGAGATCCAGGATTACATGCCCAGGACCACGCGGCTGCTGCGGCCGGCCAATTACCCGCAGGGCGCGCCCGGGTCCGGCCTGGGTGTGTACTCGGCGGGCGGTGGCGTTTCCTATGCCGTGCTCAACCTCCAGGGCCGTACGTACATGGAGGCCCTGGAGTGTCCGTTCCGCACGGCGGACGCTCTGCTGTCCCAGGTTCCCGAGGACGTGCGCGTCATCCTGGTGGACTTCCATGCCGAGGCCACCAGCGAGAAGATAGCCATGGCCTACCATCTGGCAGGTCGGGTCTCGGCCGTGCTGGGCACGCATACGCACGTGCAGACAAGCGACGCGCGCATCCTGCGCGACGCCCACGGCCAAGGCCATACAGCAGCCCTGACGGACCTGGGCATGTGCGGCCCGGAGGAATCCATCCTGGGCATGGAGGCGGCTCCCATTCTGTCACGATTCCTGACCGGCATGCCCACGCGCTTCCGGGTGGCCGGGGGCGCTGTGTTGCTAGAGGGCGCGCTGCTGCGCATCGACGAGGGCACGGGCCGCGCACAGTCGATCGAGATCTTTCGCAGACGCTTAATATGA
- a CDS encoding DMT family transporter → MLIVYIFMGLLAGAVMPAQAGINYKLRTFLGDPVLAAFMSFLVGTVALAALALAQRTPWPAWHDVARAPWWVWIGGFMGAYVVASSVVLAPRLGATAMLALIVAGQMLASVVIDHYGWFGYRVDPVNLRRVLGTLLLVAGVWLVVSARRAS, encoded by the coding sequence GTGCTCATTGTCTATATTTTCATGGGCCTGCTGGCCGGCGCGGTCATGCCGGCCCAGGCGGGCATCAACTACAAGCTGCGCACCTTTCTGGGCGACCCGGTGCTGGCGGCTTTCATGTCCTTTCTCGTGGGCACCGTGGCCTTGGCCGCCCTGGCCCTGGCCCAGCGCACGCCCTGGCCCGCCTGGCATGATGTGGCCCGCGCACCTTGGTGGGTCTGGATCGGCGGTTTCATGGGCGCGTACGTCGTGGCCAGTTCCGTGGTGCTGGCCCCTCGCCTGGGCGCCACGGCCATGTTGGCGCTTATCGTGGCCGGCCAGATGCTGGCATCCGTGGTCATCGACCACTACGGCTGGTTCGGCTACCGTGTGGACCCGGTGAACCTGCGCCGCGTCCTGGGCACGCTGCTGCTGGTAGCCGGAGTCTGGCTGGTGGTCAGCGCCAGGAGGGCCTCGTGA
- a CDS encoding PTS system mannose/fructose/sorbose family transporter subunit IID: MRPSGEPEVSVLFRCLARSYLVGANFNTRGMQNIGLSYAMDPGLVAIHVQGKDLYDARRRYLRHYNTHPFWTPLLIGIFLSLEIKIAKNQLPPGTLENVRQTTIYTLSAIGDSVFGGGVLVLWALATACMIVTGHGVAAVLTGGVLLLSLQAFKALTFFAGLREGFRFLPRLKRFNLINWGRRIKLVNALLTVLFWYLVWPEPVRWTGWVLGVGALCLATWLVLKTRLSRGLALIFLLAGYAVAPFVLRWLETL; the protein is encoded by the coding sequence GTGAGGCCGAGCGGTGAGCCTGAAGTTAGCGTCCTGTTTCGCTGCCTGGCGCGTTCATACCTGGTTGGGGCCAACTTCAACACCAGGGGCATGCAGAACATTGGCCTGAGCTACGCCATGGACCCTGGGCTCGTAGCCATCCACGTCCAGGGGAAAGACCTATACGACGCCCGCAGGCGCTACCTGCGCCACTACAACACCCATCCCTTCTGGACGCCGCTGCTCATCGGCATATTCCTGTCCCTCGAAATCAAGATCGCCAAGAATCAACTCCCGCCCGGCACGCTGGAAAACGTACGCCAAACCACGATCTATACCCTGTCGGCCATTGGAGATTCCGTGTTCGGCGGCGGCGTCCTGGTGCTCTGGGCTTTGGCGACCGCCTGCATGATCGTCACTGGTCATGGCGTGGCTGCTGTGCTAACAGGGGGTGTCCTGCTGCTGAGTCTGCAGGCATTCAAGGCACTGACTTTCTTCGCCGGGCTGCGCGAGGGCTTTCGGTTTCTACCCAGGCTCAAGAGGTTCAACCTCATAAACTGGGGCCGACGCATCAAGCTTGTCAACGCCTTGCTCACGGTTCTGTTCTGGTATCTTGTATGGCCTGAGCCAGTGCGTTGGACCGGGTGGGTACTCGGCGTCGGCGCCCTGTGCCTGGCGACTTGGCTTGTGCTCAAGACGCGGCTTTCGCGAGGCCTAGCCCTGATTTTCCTGCTGGCCGGGTACGCAGTCGCGCCCTTTGTTCTCAGATGGCTTGAAACCCTCTAG
- a CDS encoding UbiA-like polyprenyltransferase, which yields MNGPGKVNIKGVWRHLVAFARLVKIEHSIFALPFAYCGMVMAASGWPGWRVFLLITVAMVAVRSFAMVVNRLADLPYDRRNPRTQGRPLVTGEVSVSSARYMALITGAVFVLACAGLNMLALSLSPVALILAGGYSYTKRFTFLCHYWLGTVLGLAPVAGWLAVTASFHIAPVLLGLGVTFWVAGFDILYATQDVEFDRKVGLYAIPARFGIPAALSIAAFSHANTAIFFLLAGWAWGAGWPYYLVAALIGAILAYEHTLVRPDDLRRVNTAFFTVNGVVAIMIFAGVLLDLWMI from the coding sequence GTGAACGGACCCGGGAAAGTGAATATCAAAGGCGTGTGGCGTCACCTAGTGGCCTTCGCGCGGCTGGTCAAGATCGAGCACTCGATCTTCGCGCTGCCCTTCGCCTATTGCGGCATGGTCATGGCCGCGAGTGGCTGGCCAGGCTGGCGCGTGTTCCTGCTGATCACCGTGGCCATGGTCGCGGTGCGCTCCTTCGCCATGGTCGTGAATCGCCTGGCCGACCTGCCTTATGATCGCCGCAACCCGCGAACGCAAGGCCGGCCCCTGGTCACCGGCGAGGTCTCCGTGTCCTCTGCGCGGTACATGGCTCTGATCACAGGAGCTGTTTTCGTGCTGGCCTGCGCCGGGCTCAACATGCTCGCGCTGTCCCTGTCGCCCGTGGCGCTGATCCTGGCCGGCGGCTACAGCTACACCAAGCGTTTCACCTTCCTGTGCCACTACTGGCTCGGCACGGTGCTGGGCCTGGCTCCCGTGGCCGGCTGGCTGGCCGTCACCGCCTCATTCCATATCGCACCGGTATTGCTGGGCCTGGGCGTGACCTTCTGGGTCGCGGGCTTCGATATCCTGTACGCCACCCAGGACGTGGAGTTCGACCGCAAGGTCGGCCTGTACGCCATCCCGGCGCGCTTCGGCATCCCGGCTGCCCTGTCCATCGCCGCCTTCAGCCACGCCAACACGGCTATCTTTTTCCTGCTGGCCGGCTGGGCCTGGGGCGCGGGCTGGCCGTACTACCTCGTGGCCGCGCTCATCGGCGCGATCCTGGCCTACGAGCACACTCTGGTGCGGCCGGACGACCTGCGCCGCGTGAACACGGCCTTCTTCACGGTCAACGGCGTGGTGGCCATCATGATCTTCGCCGGCGTGCTGCTGGACTTGTGGATGATCTAA
- the tyrS gene encoding tyrosine--tRNA ligase, with amino-acid sequence MNIIDELKWRGLIYQVSDEGKVREYLSTPGRSLYCGFDPTASSLHIGHLVPLLALYRFQRAGHRPIALMGGGTALIGDPSGKDVERQLIARETIEASIESIKTQVRRIFGGEVRFVNNYDWIGRTTAIELLRDVGKYFTVNWMMQKESVKNRISRDEVGISFTEFSYMILQAYDFSVLAEQEGCMLQIGGSDQWGNITAGTELIRKKLGKEAIALTFPLITTADGKKFGKSEKGAIFLDPALTPVYEFYQYFMRTDDRDVIRFLRYFTFVSREEIEALEVTLAERPEQRVPQRRLAAEMTRLVHGEEELLKVEAATAALFGTGDLREVDPAMLRIVFNEAPSVSYPGLEGLPDLPQILVDLGLSKSKGQARKDLEQGGVYVNNCRIDLTWKPSAGDLLHGQALLVRKGKKNYGLVQVG; translated from the coding sequence GTGAACATCATCGACGAACTCAAATGGCGCGGACTCATCTACCAGGTTTCGGACGAAGGCAAGGTGCGCGAGTACCTGTCCACGCCGGGCCGCTCGCTCTATTGCGGCTTTGATCCCACGGCCAGCAGCCTGCATATCGGCCACCTCGTGCCTCTCCTGGCCCTGTACCGCTTCCAGCGCGCTGGTCACAGGCCCATCGCGCTCATGGGCGGCGGCACCGCGCTCATCGGCGATCCCAGCGGCAAGGACGTGGAGCGCCAGCTCATCGCCAGGGAGACCATCGAAGCTTCCATCGAGAGCATCAAGACCCAGGTCCGCCGCATCTTCGGCGGCGAAGTCCGCTTCGTGAACAACTACGACTGGATCGGCCGCACCACGGCCATCGAGCTCCTGCGCGACGTGGGAAAGTATTTCACGGTCAACTGGATGATGCAGAAGGAGTCGGTCAAGAACCGTATCTCCCGCGACGAGGTGGGCATCTCCTTTACCGAGTTCAGCTACATGATCCTGCAGGCCTACGACTTCTCCGTGCTCGCCGAGCAGGAGGGCTGCATGCTGCAGATCGGCGGCTCGGACCAGTGGGGCAACATCACGGCCGGCACCGAGCTTATCCGCAAGAAGCTGGGCAAGGAGGCCATCGCCCTGACCTTTCCGCTCATCACCACGGCCGACGGCAAGAAGTTCGGCAAGTCGGAGAAGGGCGCCATCTTTTTGGACCCGGCGCTCACGCCTGTTTACGAGTTCTACCAGTATTTCATGCGCACCGACGACCGCGACGTGATCCGCTTCCTGCGCTACTTCACCTTCGTCTCTCGCGAGGAGATCGAGGCCCTGGAAGTGACCCTGGCCGAGCGGCCCGAACAGCGCGTGCCCCAGCGGCGGCTGGCGGCCGAGATGACCCGTCTGGTGCATGGCGAGGAAGAGTTGCTCAAGGTTGAGGCGGCCACTGCGGCACTGTTCGGCACGGGCGATTTGCGCGAGGTGGACCCGGCCATGCTGCGCATCGTGTTCAACGAAGCCCCCAGCGTGAGCTACCCCGGCCTTGAAGGCCTGCCCGACTTGCCGCAAATCCTCGTGGATCTGGGCCTGAGCAAGTCAAAGGGACAGGCGCGCAAGGATCTTGAACAGGGCGGCGTGTACGTGAACAATTGCCGCATCGACCTGACCTGGAAGCCCTCTGCCGGGGACCTCCTGCATGGCCAGGCCCTGCTGGTGCGCAAGGGCAAGAAGAATTACGGCCTGGTGCAGGTGGGGTAG
- the smpB gene encoding SsrA-binding protein SmpB, translating into MAKQSGVKSIAVNKKARHLYELLESFEAGVALQGVEVKSLRQGHVSFKDGYVEFKSGEAWLRGVHIAPYENAGYVQIDPERERKLLLHTEEIERLTDKVEQKGLSVVPVRMYFKNGRVKLEISLARGKKLHDRREDIKQRDIAKDTARQLARY; encoded by the coding sequence ATGGCAAAGCAAAGTGGCGTCAAGTCCATAGCCGTCAACAAGAAGGCCCGGCATCTCTACGAGTTGCTGGAATCATTCGAGGCGGGCGTGGCCCTGCAAGGCGTGGAGGTCAAATCCCTGCGCCAGGGGCATGTCAGCTTCAAGGACGGCTACGTGGAATTCAAGAGCGGCGAAGCCTGGCTCAGGGGCGTGCATATCGCGCCCTACGAGAACGCTGGCTACGTGCAGATCGACCCCGAGCGCGAGCGTAAGCTGCTCCTGCACACCGAGGAGATCGAGCGCCTGACGGACAAGGTCGAGCAGAAGGGCCTGTCCGTGGTGCCCGTGCGCATGTATTTCAAAAACGGCCGCGTCAAGCTGGAGATCTCCCTGGCCAGGGGCAAGAAGCTCCATGACCGGCGCGAGGACATCAAGCAGCGCGATATCGCCAAGGATACCGCGCGGCAGTTGGCGCGATATTAA
- the rsmI gene encoding 16S rRNA (cytidine(1402)-2'-O)-methyltransferase, which yields MDEPRRGRLYVVATPLGNAGDLSPRAREILSAADLVLAEDTRRAGLLFKRLGIGAKRYMSFFEHNEEGRVTQVLAELDQGHDVALVSDAGTPLLSDPGYRLVRACRERGHAVSPVPGPSAPVAALSASGLPPYPFVFLGFLPRRDVDVRRLFEEYGATKATLVFFERKNRLTATLELAAETLGDREFCVARELTKEHEQFILGRLSKREDVQLDLLGELTVIVGPPAEELRTSEAEMAAVLEEEVLRGGRPKEVARRTAERVCGWTAKAVYERLMDKSG from the coding sequence ATGGACGAACCCAGGCGCGGTCGCCTTTACGTCGTCGCCACGCCGTTGGGCAATGCGGGAGACTTGTCGCCGCGTGCACGCGAAATACTGTCGGCGGCAGATCTGGTGCTGGCCGAGGACACTCGTCGCGCCGGGCTGCTGTTCAAGCGCCTGGGCATTGGGGCCAAGCGGTACATGAGCTTTTTCGAGCACAACGAGGAAGGCCGTGTGACCCAGGTGCTGGCCGAGTTGGACCAGGGACATGATGTGGCTCTGGTATCCGACGCGGGCACGCCGCTCTTGTCCGATCCCGGCTACCGCTTGGTGCGCGCCTGCCGCGAGCGGGGCCATGCCGTATCGCCCGTGCCCGGTCCATCGGCTCCCGTGGCGGCTCTGTCGGCCAGCGGTTTGCCGCCTTATCCGTTCGTGTTCCTGGGTTTTCTGCCCCGCCGCGATGTGGACGTGCGCCGGCTCTTCGAGGAGTACGGGGCCACGAAGGCCACGCTCGTGTTCTTCGAGCGCAAGAACCGCCTGACGGCAACCCTGGAGCTGGCAGCCGAAACCCTGGGCGATAGAGAATTCTGCGTGGCTCGCGAATTGACCAAGGAGCACGAGCAGTTTATTTTGGGGCGACTGTCGAAGCGTGAGGATGTGCAACTGGATCTTCTGGGGGAGCTGACCGTGATTGTCGGGCCGCCCGCGGAAGAGCTGCGCACGTCCGAAGCCGAGATGGCGGCCGTGCTCGAAGAAGAGGTCCTGCGCGGGGGCAGGCCCAAGGAGGTCGCCCGGCGTACGGCCGAGCGCGTGTGCGGTTGGACGGCCAAGGCTGTGTACGAGCGCCTGATGGACAAGTCGGGGTAG